From Bacteroidales bacterium:
GGAAAAAGACAATTCGGTTATTTTGAAATAGTATTTAACAAAAAGAAAAAAAATGATTTAAAATCACTAAATTTAAATGAACAATTCTGCCTTTCTGGCAATAATAAAATAAGAGTGATTACTGAGCTTCGTGAAAAAGATTATTCAATAAGAGGATATTCATTTTCAGAAATATATAATTTGGTGTTTAATAGTCGAATGTTTTATCGTTGTATTGAAAGGGATTATGATGTTGAAAAGTGTAGTAAATCAAAATTTAACAGTCAGGAAGTCGTAAAAAATGATTATTTAATATTATTTTGTTATAATGGCAAAGTTATTCATGCTTACCCGGTAAATCTAAATTCATCTGAATCTATAGATAACGATTCTAAGAAAGGTTTATAATGCATGTGATTAAAAATGTTTAATTTATTAATTTGCGAATTTAATGTAATACTTAATCGTAAATTAACGAAAAGCTATTGAATTTTACCTTTTTAATATACTTTTACATGGTTTGCAGTTTTTACTGTAAATCTTTTGTTCTTTGAAAATATCTGATTTAAGTACTGCCATTGGCGGTCAATGAGCGTAATTTCTATAAATACGGCAGGAAAGAGCTTCAGACAGAAATGAGCCTGAACTGGGGCGACCACGAAAACAGGATGTCTGATTATACCACCGGCAGGTGGTGGGTGGTTGATCCTCTGGCAGAAGATTATTATGGGTGGAGCCCGTATAATTATTGCTTCAATAATCCGCTGCTCTTTGTTGATCCTGATGGAAGAGGTCCGTTTAATAAATTGCCGTTTAACGGTTCGGCCTGGGATTACCTGAAATCAATCCCTAATTTTGCAACCAATCTGGTCAACGGATTGATTGATGGAGCGGTAGGCCTGATAAAAGGAGGCGCAGCCACCGCTTCTGTGATCTACCATGAAGGTTTATCCGGTTATGGTTCAGCCCTGGCCAGTGAAGCCAAAGGAATGGCGAATGGAGTTGCCCAATTTGTAGAAGGAGAAATCAATTATCATTCCACTACCCCCATTGGCGAACAGTTCAAGAATGCCTTTTCCCCCCAGAGTATAGAGACAGCCCTTACGATAGCCGTGCCTGTTATTACCGGTACAGCAGTTGCCAACCTGACCAAAGGCGCTGCGACTAATGTAGCGAAAGGGACAGCAAAAAATACAGTTGCGGAGACAACAAGCGCGGCTAAGACGAGTAGTCGGGTTTATGAAGTAGGTACATATAAATCACTTAGAGGTGTTGAAGTAGGCTTGGATGCCCACCATGTAGGACAAAAGGCCTTGATGAGTAAGTTTATTCCAGGATATAATCCAAGTACAGCACCATCAATCTTAGTGCCTAAATTAGGACATACGCAAGGGATAGGAGTTTTATCAAGAGAAACATCAGGCCTTTCAAATGCACGTCAAATATTAGCGCGAGATATTTTTGAATTAAGACGAGTGTATCCAAATGTGCCAAATACTTCTCTACAACAACTAATTCAAATAAATAAATCGATGTATCCAAGTGCATTTGTAAAATAAAAATTATGAATAGTTCAGAAATTATAGAGGAAAAATATGCCGAAGCAGTAATAGGCATAAGGGAAGAATGGTTTAATACGGTAAATACTAAATGGTATGATTATGTAATTGGACTTCCAATCCATTTGCAAATTACTTACCTAGTTATCGTATTTCATAATCAAATTTTTAATGGTGGTTTCCATCAATACTTTGTCAATGGGTATGGACAATTTGCAAGAGAGACGATTAATGCACTTAAAACAATAGGGGCATTAAAAAAAGCAGAATTGCTAAAAGATGCTTGGAAAATTGTAAATATCGATAATAGTTCTGATGAAGTTTTTAGAAAACAATTATTAAATAAAGAAATTACACAATTGTTTTTTCAAGATGGTTTATTTGATTCTTTAGATAAATTAGATAGTATTTATTTTGCAGATGTAAGCGAAGATATAGAACAATTATTAGGAAACTACCTACAAGGCCACTAGGGGGGTAAAAAATGAGACAACAGAAATATAATTCCTATAAAGGTGATAAGCGTATTGATTTTCCTCGTTGGGTATCTGTACTACGTATGTTTTCGAAATAAATCAGTTGGTTTTGTTAGAAACGCGTGTATGTTCAATGTAATGAAAATTTATCCGTATGTTTGTGAATTACATTTTTGTTCTTTGAAAATAAAGATTTGATGTAGTGTATTGCCTGTTTCGGATAATATCAACAGGATTCAGGTGTTATCCGGCGATAAGATGGTGATCACCGAAAGCGGTTACCTGGAAGTATTCGCCTACAATGATGCACAGACACCCGTGTTCTTTGATAACATCGAATTAAGGCATACCAGCGGCCCTGTACTGGAGGAGAACCATT
This genomic window contains:
- a CDS encoding DMP19 family protein produces the protein MNSSEIIEEKYAEAVIGIREEWFNTVNTKWYDYVIGLPIHLQITYLVIVFHNQIFNGGFHQYFVNGYGQFARETINALKTIGALKKAELLKDAWKIVNIDNSSDEVFRKQLLNKEITQLFFQDGLFDSLDKLDSIYFADVSEDIEQLLGNYLQGH